atgaacgaatttttaaaaataccagcCTTCTTCACCCTATCCTCCTTGCTCCCAGGTCCCATCCATACTGAGTGCTCCTGTCCCAGACCACAGATCTCCTGGACCCCATTATCCCCTGTGCCCATCTCTATCCACCCACTGCTTCCCACCTGACACCCATATGCCCCACTCCATCTTTCCAACCCCAGCTTTATTGTGTTTATAAATATTTGGACATAGTGTGAAAATTAAATACAAAAATTGATGGAATGAGCTGCCACAGACTGAATTTTTCTCACCCTGTTATCCAATGATGCCAAACTTCAACCACATATGAAAGTGGGTAATTTTTCAGACTCCACTCCTAGCACAGGGTCTCTGTCAGTTTATCTCTAATGTCTTTCATCAACAAGAGCTAATGCAGCAGTGGGCACTCACAAGACTCATTAAAAGACAACACAATCACTATTTAATTAGACAGAACTGACTTTTAATACTTGACTGAACAGTAGTTATGTGGAACGTGCAAATGTTACTGTATACAACACTTCATTTCAATTTACAAAGATACATCACTCTTGTTTACAAATTTAAGGTTATCTTACAATGTGAAATGACCATTGAGTCATTAGGTTTTTCAAATCATGATGAAGGCAGCGATAGAAAGATAAAATAAAGCAGCTGCCACAGATGTACTGGCctttgttacacagtgacacaggaGTGTGGAATTGGTCAGGGCTGGAAAGACGAATGAAACTCAACAGTTTGCCGCTTCTTATCCAAATGAGCAAAAGCATGTCAGATACGAACAAAAAAAGCCAGTCACTGTCAAACTGACCTGAGTAAGCTTTTCAGACTGAATATCAGTTTTGTCATATTTACACTAAAGTCTATCTCTATTGTGGATGTACAATAATGTTCTATCCTGATTCAATTATAgacatgagagaaaaaaaaatcaaaggaatgGAATTCCTTAATCtgccaataaaaaaaaataaaaatgccaCTAAACTCAAGCATAGTGTGGGTTTTCAGTGTGGGCGGATTCAGCTGCTTGCAGCCACTCAGTCCAGCACACGTTCAGTCTAGTCCATTTCATAGGCAGTATGTGGGTCAGTTAAGAGATGTAATGAGCTCAGCTCTaacaaaaatatatacttttttttaGATTAAAGTACCCTCTGGAGAGAAATCAGGGTATAACATAGCCTCATAAAAAACACTACAGAATGAGAATGGAATGAGAAATCGGCTGATCTGCCATTGCCACGGACAGGCATGGGCCTGACGAAGCAGTTTTATAAAGATGAGCAGCTTTTATATTTAGTCAAATCAGGAAGGAGAAAACTGCTAAAGAGACAGTGCAACATCTATATATACATATCAGCACACTGCTAATTACAAGGACATTATTAAATACAAACAGTAATGGTGTTTCACAACACTGTTTGTGCTTGAAATTCACCACTTGGATTGATCAGCTAATATCTGATATTGAATGGATTATCATCGTAGTTGACAGTAAGAACTCCACAAAGTTCAGTGTTTTACACTCAGGGCACTCCTGCAACATAGGGCCTCATTTCCATTACTGTGAGAAAGAGGGTCATTTTATAGCTATAAAAGGTGTCAGAAAACAGAACACAACGGTCTTTCTAAATCTCAAGTTCCAATTTCTGAACAGCCTCACAATCATAGCGAACCCTTAGTGAAAATGACTGAACATAAGAGTGGTTATCCTATCCATGGGGTTTAACTATTGAATAACCAGCTATGCATTTACTGTACAGGTTATGCTATGCACTTTGTATTATACACATTATACATATCACAATACAAAAAATAAATTATGGTGCTGCAACTATGTAATCAAGTGGAAACTTCAGCCCACTTGTTCGTTCACTGGTATCTCTATACATTTCTAATCTTTAGCACCAGTACTCTCCCCCCTTAAAAAGTAGCAGCCCACCGTAATGATAAATATGCACCTTCTAAAGATTTGAAGATTTAACATTGACGCACATTTTAAAGAGATACATTCACTAACCACAAAGAGAGATAAAGCTAACTTAGCTTTTTGACATTTTCATGTAATGCATCAAAATCCATTACAGAGAAGCAGCACTCTAACTCAATCCTGCAAAATACCGTGCACCAGTACTTCTTCCTGAGGAATTAGCAATCATGTTGCTACTAGTCAACATGCTGCACTGTTCTGGTTCAGCATCAGTTGAATGTGAATTCCATTTTCTCTTACAATTATTATTCCACCTTTAGGTCTTCAACTCCTGCCTCCTGCTGTCACAAAAAGTGGGATCTGGTCGACGGATTTCTGCGTGAATCAATTCACTCCGTGACTGGATGGCAGGAGGTGGACTTCTGAAAGGTAGAGTGGGTCCTGGcagtttctccacctcctccacggTGCCATAGAGCACAGTTCTAGAAGCCTGGCTGACCTTGGCTGGTTTACAGCACTGAAGCTGGAGCATCAGTCGACGCTGGAATTCAAACTCCGGCCCTCTGATTGGGAGTCTAACGTTCTGGCAGACAAGAACTGTCAGGTTGACCCGATGCGGAACAGCATTATGTACCAGTGAAAAGTTGAAAGAGATGCAGGAAGGTCCACCCATCATCTTTAACTTGCTACTGCCCTAATCTACACATGATAAGAGCATTTCACTTCCACTTCAGTACTCTTTCTGGGGTTTTCCTGTTTCTGTTGGAGTCTGCTGTTGGGATAGGTTTCTTTTCTGTAGATTTTAGCAAAGTACTGTTTCCTGTGTAAGTGGTTTGTGTTTTACAGGTTGGTACTTTACTCTCATCTTGAGGCTTGCTCACCAGTTTTTGGCTACTTGTCCTTTTTGCATTAGCATTTTCACTGCTCTTTGTGTGATTTATTCCAGTGCACTTGGCTGCAGTTTGCTTTTGTGAAGGGGCTCTGGTAAGATTTGTTGGCTTGGAGGTTTGTTGAGGTGTGCCCTGAATCCGTTTGGAGTCTGCCCTCTGGCGTCGAGAGGAGGAGGCCACAGTGTTTCTGGCAAAGCTGGGAGTTGGATTTGGCATGGCCACACCATTTCTTTCCATGGGTTCTGTTGCTCCGCCTGTGTCTGCACTAGTCTTAGGAAGACCTCTCGTGACTGAGCGGCAGATTTTAGTGCTTTCCTCAGGTTTCAGCCTGGAGATATTTCGGACTGGTTTCGCACTAGGTTTTCTAAGGGAATCTTTACGCTTTGGCAGACTGTTTGATGAGTTACCTGAAGTAACGGTCCCTTTTGTTGGCTTTTGATCTGCCACTGGATAGCTGGACCTACGGGAAGTCTTTGAGTAGCTGTTTAACCCTGAGGCCTTTTGAGACTGTTTTAGTTCATCACCGCTTAATGTTTTTGTTTCCGGTCTTTTAACACTATTTGATCTTCTAGTTGACTTTGATATTGGCAAAACCCTTCTTATTTCCTCATTATTAGACTGGCTTGCTGTCCTTGGAGATTTGGGATGGATTGCACTACTGAAACAATGCACTGTTGTTTTTGGACTTGCCTTTGCTTTCCCTCTAACAGTACTAGACTGCTTTAAATTGGAAACCTGCTTTGCTTCTTTTGGTAAACCCACTTTAACAGAGACTGCCTCAAGAGCAGAAATGTTATGAGTGGTTACTTCTTCAGTGACAGGAATGGAAAGATGGTCCCACGTCATGTGCTCCAAATCATTAGAAGCTGCTGTCTGATCTCTGGTATGATGATCTTGGTTTTCACACACCTTACGTGATTCTTCTTTGACTTCTTGGCACACagcttttatttcacatttctctgaGGATCCAGAACAATCCGCATTATCTGTGTATCCCAGCAcaaaaaacactgtcccacactctttATTTGAAGCAAAGCTACCAGGTGATGTTATGGTATCTGGGCTCGGTATGGACACTTCAGTGCTTTTTTCATTCTTCTCCTTTTGTGGTAATGAGAGAGATCTTGTAACACAGTAAGAGTCACTATCACAGCAACTAAGTCTTTTTGAGCCTAGACTGGAAGAAAGTATACTTGAGtcggaggcagtagaagtctgaaAGCTCACGTCTGTACCAAGAGTCTGAAAGCTCACGTCTGTACCAAAAGTCTGCAAACTCACATCTGTATCTGGAGTCTGCAAGCTCACATCTGTATCTGGAGTTTGCAAGCTCACATCTGTACCAGGAGTCTGCAAGCTCACATCTGTACCAGGAGTCTGCAAGCTCAGATCTGTACCAAGAGTCTGCAAGCTCAGATCTGTACCAAGAGTCTGTAAACTCTCATCTGTACCAAGAGTCTGTAAACTCTCATCTGTACCAGGAGTCTGCAAGCTCACATCTTTACTAGGAGTTTGCAAACTCAAGTCTTCGGTGTACTCTAGGTCTGTTAGTGTAACATCGTCACAGGTTGTCATTTGGCTAGAATCAGTTACTTTTGAATTGGAGTAACTGAAAATTTGTAAACCCTCAAGAAGCTTGCACTGCTCTTTGGATGCAGTCATCTGGTTTAAGTTCATGGTATCTGTGTGCTTTGTGTAGTCCCTATCCTGTTTTATATTCTCATTGTTATTGTACGCATTATGTCCACTCTGACCGATTCCAATATCAGTCTTTGTGTTGCCAAAGTTTGTTGTATAAGTAGTCTCTGTGTTCCCGGTAGTGCAAGGTATAGCTGAAGCTGTGCGGCGAAGACTGTCTTTTGCAGCTGCACCAGGAGAAGAGCCCTGGTCTGAGTCAAAGTACGCATTATCCAAGCTTCCTTCTTGAGTTTGTGACATCTCTTGCCAGGCTGCTCTCTGCTTAGAGCAACGCGCAATAGAACGAGGGATACTGTTTGACTTTGCCTGCTCATCTGTATTAGCTGCCTGCAAAAAGGACAGTAAATGGCTGTCCACAACTGAGCCTCCAGATGACCGGACACGTCTGCTTCTAGTTCTTTTTGCACCCCCTGGGCTTTGAGTTCTCTGCTGTGTGAAGGCCAAAAGGTCATGAAGTCCATCCTTGATGAGCAGTTCCACATCATTTTCACTACTACTCCTTCCAAATATACCTCGCTCACCAGCAGCCCACGAATGCCGTTTCTCTTCCAGTTCCTTTAACCTCTGCTGTTGACGGAGTTCTTggatttctctgtctctgttctcCTGTAGGATGCAGAGATTTCAATTTTTCAGTCATCAAATATTTAGCATTTTAGTTCAATGACAATTTCTCTTGtaaagtttaaaataaattaaattaagaaGCCCACATCAATTATAATCAACAGTTGATACTTATTGCATCATGTTTGCACCAATGTATAAAACAGAAACCCCGATCGGTTTGATAAACATCTTATAATAACATTTTGAACAATGACATTTCACAGAAATGTCATTTACAGACATACGGTTAGAAAGACTTATAGACCTTCAATTCTGTGAGAGAAAATGTGGGTGAGTGCCACACACAGAATTCATGAGGGATCATTTTCTTCTTACACTAATTTGCTCGGTACAAACTTCTCCTCCTGTAAAGATGTTGACCTTTTCTGAGGTACCATTCTACAGATCCCAGCAGCCCTTTGGTCCTTGGCCAAAATGGCCATTCACAGGCGAGTGTCTAAAGGCATTTTAACCACAGGGGATtatcacagccgagcctgattctgtcctcatcaGATGTCCACGCATAAAGATTTTAGTTTGGATCACTGGTTGGCAATCAGGAATGGAAACTTTGTCTAATTTCTCCCCTCCTTAGCTCCGGGGCAACAAGGCCAATATAAGGCCcctactgctgccctggctgagaacaaccaaatcagcacaggccaagggCTAGACCTAAGGGTTTCCTGGTCTATGATTCAGTTACACACTGAACAGTGCGTTCACCAATTCAGCTGTCGCACTCAACTTCTATGTTGTAAAATTTATCTGCTTGTCTGGTTGTGTGATGCTATACACAGCTGTATTTACGATAACTTCAGCTGTTGTCTTATTTTAAGGCTATCTTAAAATTTCAGGTTGAACAGTAAGAGAACTTTCCTCTGGTCGTTCCAGTGAACTTGATCATCGACCCTTAACGATAGTGAGGCTATTAGAAATCCCTGGAACGGTTTCACTTAAAACATCAAGAGAAAGGTTCACAAAGCAACTGCAGCCATTTCAGAAGATCAGAGGGGGCTGTGCACCAGCTTACCTTGACAGCTTTTTTGAATCTGTCACAAAAGTCTCGAAATATCTTGAAGCATTCTTCTAATTTCATTGTTTctttgtcttcacagaagaagtcGATGAGAGTGTTGGCCTCCCTCTGCAATTCCGCTCGTTCTTCCTCTAACCTGTCCACTTCTCTCAAGGCTTGCTGTAGTGAAACATATGCAGTACTTTAGCAAACACTAGATGGAAGTCAAAGAAACCAGGAATACATTTTTCAATAAATTTTAACTGCAACAAAATCCAACAGTCACATTACAATAAACTGGTCTTAGGATCTGATTTTCTGGACTGCAGCAACTATGGAAAACATCTATAAAAATAGTTTCCTTGTTCTTCCAAAATATAGTAACTAAGATCTAAAGATACCAAAAGATAGCCAACACCTGCCATTTAGGATGACTAATAAGTTTAATCATAAaaataacagtgaactgtatctgtcaaAGTTTGATCTTGTTTGTTTTGGCCTGATGGAAAAATACACAGTACTTTTCCTAGTGTAATACATGTATAGAAATATGTGTGCATACCCCGACTTGTTCAGTAAATTGGCCATCCATGGCTTCCTCATTTACAGAATGTTTTCAAGTATGGAGGCTTTAACTATTAACCTATGAGATAGCTCCGCAGCCCCTGCAATCCACACCCTTCCAATGTCATTTCTACCTTTGTGACTGATGTTTGCATAAGTGTTTCTTCCTTGGACGTGCATGTTGTAATTACACATTGTCCTGCGGCTAGCAGGTATACAATTCAACCTTTTAAATTAGTTTAACTCTCAAAAAAGATACTTCCGGCCTTAGGTCGCACACTCAGAATTCATTCCTCTATTTGGCGCTAAGCAGGCAGAGATGCTAAATATTATATTGCTCCGTCTTTATACTGCCAGCAACTGAGCTGGAATTTTAATCTAGCCCTATTATTAACTTAAAATATGGTTTTATGATGTTGCCCTAATTTCTTAATAAATTCCTGTTTTCAAAATGGCAGCCAGATCTTTTTAGGCATAATAATACGATAGAGGATGAAGTACTCTTTGCCCTTATAATGGTTCATTAAAATTGTACAcatcattttaaaaattctgaacAGATATTTAATACTAGAACTGTGTTAGAAACAGAATACTCTTCGTTTAGGTATTGAACATGGATTTATTACACACAAGGGAAGACTGCCACAAGTCACTAAAGTACACAGCAATTGTATGTTATTTAATCTCCTCACTTGTGGGATAAATTCTGTATTCAACAACTAAACTTTGAGCATTCTCTACAAATTGAAACAAAGCCCACGAGGAACCATAGACATTTGAGATAGGCACAATGTAAAGAGATTAAGATTAGCAGCAGACCAACAGACAGAGCTGTGTTAGTTAATTTTGCTGGTTTAGGCTACCTACTGAAACAGATTAGTGTTCCAtgctctttttaaattgaatactGTCATCAGATATCTTCAATAGTATAGTGTTAATttattaatcttctctgctccacaaAACTGTCACATGGACATGTATGGGAGGGGTCTTTTGACACTGACTCACCTGAGTGAAATCCTCCACTTGATGCAGGAGTTCAAAGTCTTGCTTTAAATTTACTTGCAGCCATCTTGTTCTGCTGACAAGTGAATGTAGATCGCCATCAATGCTGTCTACCGCCAATCTGAAAGGAAAATACATCTAAGCAAGGCATCAGAGTTTCACAATAAAAAAAGCTTTAGACATGCCTATGCGTGGCACCATTTGCTGGTTTTGGAGAAACCCTCATAATGTAAAATTGTATTTGAAAGTACAACAGATCAATCATATATGATGCAGTATTATAAAAGGAAAAGCATAACTAAGTTCGTTGTATAAGTATGTTGTTCCAGTAGCTATAATATTGTGTACATGTACTGTTATATAACCACAGCCTGCACTAGTTATGAAAAAGAACACTTATCCAagttgaataaaaaaaataatgcaaatgatggcaatctgaaataaaaacagagaattctggaaatacacagaaaGTCAGCAACTGTAAAGAGTAAAGGCAAATTATTGATGTTTCGGGGAGGAAACTTCATCAAATGCTGACCGATCTggtaatttctgtttttatttcatttatccaagttatttttttttgcaattttccACCTTTGCATTTAACTCCAAATTTTTAACTCCTAAATACTGAAAACAGGAACTTAAAAAAATGATGACACCAAAGAACATCCTTTTTCTTTTCTTGCCTCTCTTGCTTTTGAACTTACTTTCCCCTCTTGTCTTCCCAGTGGATACACAGGAGATCAAGAGTGCTGGAAGTACTGAGGCATTTGTTCTATTATTGGGTGCTTGCATGGGTTTGAAGGGTGCTGGAACCAGTGGATCAGGTAGGCCTCTGGGCACTTGCCCTGGGTTTAATGGGCACTGGAACCAGTAGGGTATCAGCAGGGCATTCGTCCTATCAATGGTGGGACTTGTTTGGGTTTCAAAGGATGCTGGAATAGTATGGCCGGTGAGGCGTTTGCCCTACCAATAGTCGGACTCATGTCAGGTGTGGAGAGATAGGCTGTGGGGATCCTTGGAGCTGCATGAGCAGCGGGAAAATTGGTAAGTTGAAAACTCCGGATATCCTACAAACATTATTTTGTTTCCAGTGAGCCCGGGCATCTGTGCCACACTTCCTGAAGTATCTTCAAGACTGAACAGCCATACTGCAGACTGATTTCCCTCCCTCAATGAAAGTGCCTCTCCTTATCCCTGTCCTTCCCCATCTCACACCATGGGCACCTTGTATGGAATAAAGGGCGAGAGTCAGTGTCCTGTCATACTGATCAGTGACACAGCCTGCCCTAATAAGTTTCCACACAAACATAAACATCTTTTTGGCAACTTAGTTATTTTTAATCCCCAAttatgcactttaaaaaaaacaaaattttgtGCAGCAATGTTATCTTTAGGCCTAAGTGACACATGaaagttttctttcttttcccccctTCATGTTTTTGCACTCTGCTTGTAAGCGTAATAACTCATACACGAGCAGTGCTAAAACTCCAATGAGAATAGaggaaaaactgcagatgctggaaatttaaaataaaaatggaaaattctggaaatacatagCAAATCTGTCAGCATCTGGATAGAGTAACGCCTGGTTAACCCAAAAATCTTAACCTCTCTTGTTCTGAGATCGACTAACTtggcacagatcagggattgaatGTGAGAGCTTTCTCCCAGCAACATATCATTTAAGTGCAGTTACCCACTGTGCTTAGAGTTTATCTTGCACCTAGGCTGCTCAGGCCCTTGGGTGCAGTGTATTTTTGTCAATCCAACACTGCACTGTCAGCTTTATCTAGCATGAACATTCAGGTAATAACAAAGTTAAGCAGTGCTAATGTTTAGATAGTAGACTACAGGTACGTGATGGAAACAAAAGGATTATAACAAACACAACATTTCATTAAACCCAGCTGCAGGAGGGTTTGGTTATGGAATATCTGGAAAGTATGTGTGATCTTAAGATTTTTAGGTGTGTCttccaaagttttttttaaatatgagtTCTCTGCAATCTATTCTTAAATATTTTTGGGACACATTTATAATTTGATAACCATCTGCTTCATTAATATTGCCATGACATTTGTTTTCAAACCTCTGATTTGtttcttactttttttttaacctgtaaCAGAAGaccggggcgggggcgggggcaagTTGGGAGAAGAGAGAAATAGAACTTAATTATGTTACCTGGCTGCCTCCTGGACATGCTTCAACTTTTCAGTAAAAGCTGAAAGAGTTGCATCCTTTTTTTGTGCTTCCTGTTTGACAAAAAGTTCATTGTTACGGGCTTGATCTCTTTTATATGAAGAATAAATGACACAACTGAATAACATTTTATCTTCCTTTAGAGTAGTCAATAATCTCAGAGGTTCATTCTGGTGTGCCAAGTGAAAAGTGAATTAAGTTCTCCAAGAGCTGATAATGTATCTTCTTGGAAAGTTAACCATTTTGCAGCCAAGAATTTTCAGCAATTCCCTTTATTTTTGTTGGGAAATTGCTATTTTTGAACTGATTTGAACAAAATGGGAACCTATTCATCCAACCATTAAAAATGAACCACTAAATAATTGTTGCTAGCATTTATGACTACAAATAACATCTGAATACAAACCAGAACGACAAAGTGCAGCAAATTCATTCCTGGCTTGTTTGCCTTTGTGTCCGCTAGCTTCAGCAATGAAGACAGTTTGAAACCCACAGCATTTCCTGCATAACCTCCctggagagaaaagggaagaaaCCATTGATCGACAAGAACCGTATGTAGAGGTTTTGCGGTAttaaaaataacaacaacaaaaaaatgccATTAAAAATCACTTACAGCATTCATGATGTTGCCAGCCTGTAGAACCAAATGCAGAATTGCATGAAGTTCCTCACAAGTCATCAGTTCTGAAAAATGTTAACATGGGTGCAAAGGTCAGTTATGCACCAAAAAACACTGTGAAATGTATCGTGAGACAGTCACCAGCCCATTTAGAACTTTGtaactgaataaactactgattcTTATTCAACAGCCATAGGGGCAAGATCGTGCACAAATACCCAATCAGATGGGAATTCCAAATTTGGaacatttttatcctctccaatgttCTCCCTTCCACCTCTGAAAACAGTGACACCTCTATGGGATCTGGTTCCTTGGGCACCAGGCTCCCTCTGGCACCTCGCCTAAGCAGACTTTATTTATATGCGAGTCTAAACAGTGATTGTTGGCAGTCCAAACAGTCAATGTGATCATGGGGGACATCACAGCTTACCAGACGTCCACACACATACAGTTCTAGTAGGGACTGATGGATCGCAGTCAGGAGAGAGATCCCTAACTGTTATCCAGCTACAAGAGACCTGAGTGTGAACGTGTGCCAAGGCTAGATTCAGAGCCAGGCCCCCACCATACATTGGAACAAATGTACTGTGTCACAGAACTTTACAGTGGGACCTTAGAAACACACACCAATCCATTTCAACTGAGTAGAAGACAGGCGCCAGAGAGTTGTACTTTTGTAATTCACCTGTGTGTTTATTACCTTTTGTAGCCATTCGTATTGCTTTCATTTCTTTGCGTAAAGCAAAGCAGGCAGGAGTAAACTCTTCTTTAAGAACCATGGCTTCCATCCGTAGAGCATAGCTGCAAGCCAACAAAATCATTATAAGTGATGTATCATGCATTTGTATATTCAATTTATTAATATGAAGAACAGTCTGTTTTTCCACAGCAGTAAACTGCTACCTTACCTTGGCACTTGTAGCAGCAGAACCATGAATGAATCTGCCAGTGATAGCTTGTTTACATCATCTTTGAAGGCTTGTAACTTCTTTGCCTGTAAGGTACACAAGTCATTCAATCGATACAATCTACTaccaatttttgttttaaaaatgacaATGGATAAAAACAAAATAAGTCCCAATCGTTGCATTTGTTACTCTGCCAATTTTAGACAAAATTTAGGACATGCCCTGTTTTGAGTGCCAAACACAGTAAAGTGAGTGCAAGAGATACCAAAGCCTGCAGCTCAGTTACTTTGCATGTGATAATGagagcaaaaaaaataaaagtttacAAAGTGGGGAACCTAAGAcaatgcatttatacagtgcaatGGGATGAGCTAAGGGTTTAAATGTAAAGTCACCTCTCAAACATGGAAAGCACTGGTTGATGTTTCACCCAGTTCTCAGCCAAGGAAGGGTTCCAAATAGCAGTGGCTGTTATGTGGACATACTTGCCAACCATACGCATATTGTGGAcagttggtgttttggggggcaCTGTCCATGTGTCCACATTAGTAGATGAAAATGA
The DNA window shown above is from Heptranchias perlo isolate sHepPer1 chromosome 1, sHepPer1.hap1, whole genome shotgun sequence and carries:
- the fhdc1 gene encoding FH2 domain-containing protein 1, whose amino-acid sequence is MQVMSCLSFVIDKENASSPSVTDLVPGPPPPPPPPLLSGLPPGPPPPPPPPPPPPGLPPPPPPPPPPPPPPGSHAGQQKRIRSFFWKTIPEEHIRGKTNIWTISAREHSYRIDTSTIEELFGQQDEVKSKFGSTNKNSRSPFKSTSKEINILDAKRSMNIGIFLKQFKRSNQCIIEDIRSGRSEAYGSEKLRELLKILPEAEEAKKLQAFKDDVNKLSLADSFMVLLLQVPSYALRMEAMVLKEEFTPACFALRKEMKAIRMATKELMTCEELHAILHLVLQAGNIMNAGGYAGNAVGFKLSSLLKLADTKANKPGMNLLHFVVLEAQKKDATLSAFTEKLKHVQEAARLAVDSIDGDLHSLVSRTRWLQVNLKQDFELLHQVEDFTQQALREVDRLEEERAELQREANTLIDFFCEDKETMKLEECFKIFRDFCDRFKKAVKENRDREIQELRQQQRLKELEEKRHSWAAGERGIFGRSSSENDVELLIKDGLHDLLAFTQQRTQSPGGAKRTRSRRVRSSGGSVVDSHLLSFLQAANTDEQAKSNSIPRSIARCSKQRAAWQEMSQTQEGSLDNAYFDSDQGSSPGAAAKDSLRRTASAIPCTTGNTETTYTTNFGNTKTDIGIGQSGHNAYNNNENIKQDRDYTKHTDTMNLNQMTASKEQCKLLEGLQIFSYSNSKVTDSSQMTTCDDVTLTDLEYTEDLSLQTPSKDVSLQTPGTDESLQTLGTDESLQTLGTDLSLQTLGTDLSLQTPGTDVSLQTPGTDVSLQTPDTDVSLQTPDTDVSLQTFGTDVSFQTLGTDVSFQTSTASDSSILSSSLGSKRLSCCDSDSYCVTRSLSLPQKEKNEKSTEVSIPSPDTITSPGSFASNKECGTVFFVLGYTDNADCSGSSEKCEIKAVCQEVKEESRKVCENQDHHTRDQTAASNDLEHMTWDHLSIPVTEEVTTHNISALEAVSVKVGLPKEAKQVSNLKQSSTVRGKAKASPKTTVHCFSSAIHPKSPRTASQSNNEEIRRVLPISKSTRRSNSVKRPETKTLSGDELKQSQKASGLNSYSKTSRRSSYPVADQKPTKGTVTSGNSSNSLPKRKDSLRKPSAKPVRNISRLKPEESTKICRSVTRGLPKTSADTGGATEPMERNGVAMPNPTPSFARNTVASSSRRQRADSKRIQGTPQQTSKPTNLTRAPSQKQTAAKCTGINHTKSSENANAKRTSSQKLVSKPQDESKVPTCKTQTTYTGNSTLLKSTEKKPIPTADSNRNRKTPERVLKWK